A single region of the Bacillus cereus genome encodes:
- a CDS encoding ComEC/Rec2 family competence protein, translating into MRGVRNILLLVSVLLCFSLNSASAKRYMMSIHTASSIHMQRQHFGKMKVSFLKVGQGDATLITLPNGQTMLIDGGPYEAGEVIIQKLIEKRINHLDVIVSTHPDMDHIGGLIPIVEQMPVSLVLDSGKTYSSFTYHTYRNNIKKRGIPFIPVKEGQYIPLDPHVSIQVLNNGKSKDENNESSIVLKIRYGKADFLLMGDADVRTENEILEQFDVHADVLKVGHHGSYTSTSETFLKKVDPQFAILSYGSRNPYGHPHQSVVKRLKQHGIMLYGTNKRTVEIETDGEHIAMWSSGLMPLLK; encoded by the coding sequence ATGAGAGGTGTACGGAATATTCTATTGTTGGTTTCTGTTTTATTATGTTTTTCGTTAAACAGCGCATCGGCTAAAAGATATATGATGTCTATTCATACTGCGTCTTCTATACATATGCAGCGGCAACATTTTGGTAAAATGAAAGTGAGTTTTTTAAAAGTTGGACAAGGTGATGCGACACTTATTACATTGCCAAATGGTCAAACGATGTTAATAGATGGAGGTCCTTATGAAGCGGGAGAGGTCATTATTCAAAAACTAATTGAAAAAAGAATTAATCATTTAGATGTAATTGTAAGTACTCATCCTGATATGGACCATATAGGAGGACTTATTCCAATTGTAGAGCAAATGCCAGTTTCCCTCGTATTAGATAGCGGAAAAACATATAGTTCATTTACTTATCATACGTATCGAAATAACATTAAAAAAAGGGGCATTCCTTTCATTCCAGTGAAGGAAGGACAATACATACCGCTAGATCCACATGTTTCTATACAAGTATTGAACAATGGAAAATCGAAAGATGAGAATAACGAGTCTTCAATTGTGTTAAAGATTCGTTATGGTAAAGCGGACTTTTTATTAATGGGTGATGCTGATGTACGGACGGAAAATGAAATATTAGAGCAATTTGATGTACATGCAGATGTATTAAAGGTGGGGCATCATGGCTCATATACTTCAACGAGTGAAACGTTCTTGAAAAAAGTAGATCCACAATTCGCTATTCTTTCGTACGGGAGTAGAAATCCGTATGGGCATCCACACCAAAGTGTAGTGAAACGATTAAAACAGCACGGTATAATGCTATATGGAACAAACAAACGAACAGTAGAAATAGAAACAGATGGTGAACATATTGCAATGTGGTCGAGCGGCTTGATGCCATTACTTAAGTAA
- the scpB gene encoding SMC-Scp complex subunit ScpB has product MDRREQKAIIEGLLFVAGDEGIYPEQIAKVLEIEVEEVINSIEEMQKECEGSHRGLQIVQYAKVYRFATKKEHASYYQKLIDTPTAASLSQAALETLAIVAYRQPITRTEMEEIRGVKTDKALQTLVSHLLIKETGRAEGPGRPILYGTTKEFLDTFGLKTLDDLPALSEENEQMNEADLFFGSLQELSK; this is encoded by the coding sequence ATGGATAGAAGAGAACAAAAAGCGATTATTGAAGGGCTTTTATTTGTTGCGGGTGACGAAGGTATTTATCCAGAACAGATAGCGAAAGTTCTTGAAATTGAAGTGGAAGAAGTAATAAACAGTATAGAGGAAATGCAGAAGGAATGTGAAGGATCGCATCGCGGTTTGCAAATTGTGCAATATGCAAAAGTATATCGTTTTGCAACAAAGAAAGAGCATGCTTCGTACTATCAAAAATTAATAGATACGCCAACAGCGGCTTCACTTTCTCAAGCAGCTCTTGAAACGTTGGCAATCGTTGCGTACCGTCAACCGATTACAAGGACAGAAATGGAAGAGATTCGAGGAGTGAAAACAGACAAGGCATTACAAACGTTAGTTTCGCACTTGCTTATAAAAGAAACGGGAAGAGCGGAAGGCCCAGGGCGTCCTATCTTATACGGAACTACGAAAGAGTTTTTGGACACGTTTGGATTAAAAACGTTAGATGATTTACCAGCCCTTTCTGAAGAAAATGAACAAATGAATGAAGCAGATTTATTCTTCGGTTCTTTACAGGAATTATCAAAATAA
- the scpA gene encoding segregation/condensation protein A — MQYNFKVEAFEGPLDLLLHLIHRYEIDIYNIPVAEITEQYLSYVHTMKELQLDVASEYLVMAATLLQIKSKMLLPKQEEDVPDNGDDFIDDPRQELMERLIEYKKYKQVATELKEREQERAQLYTRPPIDFTSFQQEEETSLPLDVTLYDMLAAFQKLMRRKKAKNPVTTRITRQEIPIAQRMTDILQQLEVKGGRQSFYDLFADEEREIMVVTFLAVLELMKNQQIIIEQEHNFDEIFVSSSNKSV; from the coding sequence GTGCAGTATAATTTTAAAGTAGAGGCTTTTGAAGGGCCTTTAGATCTATTGTTACACTTAATACATCGTTACGAAATTGATATATATAATATTCCTGTAGCGGAAATTACAGAGCAATATCTATCTTATGTCCATACGATGAAAGAACTACAATTAGATGTTGCCAGTGAGTATTTAGTAATGGCTGCAACGTTATTACAAATTAAAAGTAAAATGTTGCTACCGAAACAAGAAGAAGATGTACCTGATAACGGTGATGACTTTATAGACGACCCTCGTCAAGAATTGATGGAGAGGTTAATTGAATATAAGAAATATAAGCAAGTTGCTACTGAGTTAAAAGAAAGAGAACAAGAAAGAGCACAGCTATATACACGTCCGCCAATTGATTTTACATCATTTCAACAAGAAGAGGAGACGAGCTTACCTCTTGATGTTACGTTATATGATATGTTAGCGGCATTTCAAAAGCTAATGCGCCGTAAAAAAGCAAAGAACCCCGTAACGACGCGAATTACTCGTCAAGAAATACCAATTGCACAGCGAATGACTGATATACTACAGCAGTTAGAAGTAAAAGGCGGTCGTCAAAGCTTTTATGATTTGTTTGCTGATGAAGAACGTGAAATAATGGTTGTAACATTTTTAGCGGTTCTTGAACTGATGAAAAATCAACAAATCATAATTGAGCAAGAACATAATTTTGATGAAATTTTCGTATCAAGCTCTAATAAATCCGTATAG
- a CDS encoding YjcZ family sporulation protein: MGHVDCGFSGGFALLVVLFILLIIVGAACFC; this comes from the coding sequence ATGGGTCACGTTGATTGCGGTTTTAGCGGTGGATTCGCATTACTTGTTGTACTGTTCATTTTACTAATCATTGTAGGAGCAGCTTGCTTCTGCTAA
- a CDS encoding DUF309 domain-containing protein codes for MYPTEYMQFLIHFHGDYDYFECHEILEEYWKLKPRGERDNYLVGLIQIAVSLYHHRRSNWNGAEKMIKSAITILEKNSAQLHQFGIDHKQLTFLLNERLQSIHKKENFAPLFLPLLDVSLEKQCIQLCKKQNLSWKDANVIPGEYIINKHTLRDRTEVISERHEQLQKRKQR; via the coding sequence ATGTATCCTACCGAGTACATGCAATTTTTAATTCATTTTCATGGAGACTATGATTATTTTGAATGTCATGAAATACTAGAAGAGTATTGGAAATTAAAGCCTAGAGGAGAACGTGACAATTACTTAGTCGGTCTCATTCAAATTGCTGTTTCCTTATACCATCATAGACGATCCAATTGGAATGGTGCAGAGAAGATGATAAAAAGCGCAATAACAATTTTAGAAAAGAACAGCGCGCAATTACATCAATTCGGAATAGATCATAAACAACTTACATTCTTATTAAATGAAAGATTACAATCTATCCACAAAAAGGAAAATTTTGCCCCGTTATTTTTACCATTATTAGACGTATCGCTAGAAAAACAATGCATACAGTTATGTAAGAAACAAAACCTCTCTTGGAAAGATGCGAACGTCATTCCTGGTGAATACATCATAAATAAGCACACATTGCGTGATCGAACAGAAGTCATTTCTGAACGACACGAACAACTACAAAAAAGAAAGCAGAGATAA
- the ribT gene encoding GNAT family N-acetyltransferase RibT — MLIRFKKSYEKIAMGLLSFMPTEKDVKTLQLTMKEYEAKEDWQLYLWKQNEDFVGIMGIIKKEDQVLEIQHLSVNPSHRHMGIGTKMVQELKSKFLEFTICGNEQTASFCKKCKELEQNIHS; from the coding sequence ATGTTAATTCGTTTTAAAAAAAGTTATGAAAAAATTGCAATGGGGCTTCTTTCATTTATGCCAACTGAAAAAGATGTGAAAACATTACAATTGACAATGAAAGAGTATGAGGCGAAAGAGGATTGGCAATTGTATTTGTGGAAACAAAATGAAGATTTTGTTGGGATAATGGGGATTATAAAAAAAGAAGATCAGGTATTGGAAATTCAGCATTTGAGCGTGAATCCGTCTCACCGTCATATGGGTATTGGGACGAAGATGGTTCAAGAGCTTAAGAGTAAATTTCTTGAGTTTACAATTTGCGGAAATGAGCAAACAGCAAGTTTTTGCAAAAAGTGTAAAGAGCTTGAACAAAATATACATTCATGA
- a CDS encoding peptidylprolyl isomerase, with protein sequence MKTLGYILMENGEKIDLEFFPEEAPKTVENFKKLAEQGFYDGVTFHRVIPGFVSQGGDPTGTGAGGPGYSIPCETDGNPHRHLVGSLSMAHAGRNTGGSQFFVVHEPQPHLDGVHTVFGKATSGIETVLNMRQGDVMKEVKVWEE encoded by the coding sequence ATGAAAACTTTAGGATACATATTAATGGAAAATGGTGAAAAAATCGATTTAGAATTTTTCCCAGAAGAAGCACCAAAAACAGTAGAAAACTTTAAAAAATTAGCAGAGCAAGGATTTTATGATGGTGTAACATTCCACCGCGTTATTCCTGGCTTCGTAAGCCAAGGTGGAGACCCAACAGGAACAGGAGCAGGTGGTCCAGGTTACTCTATTCCATGTGAAACTGATGGAAATCCTCATAGACATCTTGTTGGCTCACTTTCTATGGCACATGCTGGCCGTAACACAGGCGGTAGCCAATTCTTTGTTGTTCATGAGCCACAACCGCATTTAGATGGCGTACACACTGTATTCGGTAAAGCAACAAGCGGTATTGAAACAGTATTAAACATGCGTCAAGGCGATGTAATGAAAGAAGTTAAAGTTTGGGAAGAATAA
- a CDS encoding DUF1002 domain-containing protein, producing MKTKLLALLLAVTVFMMPTASFADIIEGESIVTLGENLSEQQKQDLLKEMKAPKDATIITVSNAEEHKFLEGIVPKAQIGTRAISSSMITYTKPGSGLIVRSKNINSITDAMYTNALITAGVKDAEIQITAPFKVSGTAALTGLMKAYETTSNKAIPEEVKKVANEEMVQTAQLGDKIGEEKAVQLVAKIKEEIAKEQPKTTEDLRSLIKKIADQLGITLTDEQLDNLVALFDKMKNLNIDWNQVGSQLNKAKEHVSAFLGSEEGQGFLDKVKDFFSSIIDFVKSLFK from the coding sequence GTGAAAACGAAATTACTAGCTCTGCTATTAGCTGTAACGGTATTTATGATGCCAACAGCTTCATTTGCAGACATCATTGAGGGAGAATCAATTGTTACACTAGGAGAAAACTTATCTGAACAACAAAAACAAGATCTGTTAAAAGAAATGAAAGCACCGAAAGATGCTACAATCATTACTGTGTCTAATGCGGAAGAACATAAATTTCTAGAAGGAATTGTTCCAAAAGCACAAATTGGTACGAGAGCAATTTCCTCTTCTATGATTACATACACAAAGCCAGGATCTGGCCTTATTGTACGCTCAAAAAATATTAATTCGATAACAGATGCGATGTACACAAACGCACTTATTACAGCAGGTGTGAAGGATGCAGAGATTCAAATTACTGCACCATTTAAAGTTTCAGGAACTGCTGCTTTAACAGGTTTAATGAAGGCCTATGAAACAACATCAAACAAAGCAATTCCTGAGGAAGTAAAAAAAGTAGCCAATGAAGAAATGGTGCAAACGGCCCAGCTCGGCGATAAAATCGGTGAAGAAAAAGCAGTTCAACTTGTTGCAAAAATTAAAGAAGAAATTGCCAAAGAACAGCCAAAAACGACTGAAGATTTACGTTCATTAATTAAAAAAATTGCGGATCAACTTGGTATTACATTAACGGATGAACAGTTAGATAACTTAGTTGCGCTATTTGATAAAATGAAAAATCTTAATATCGATTGGAATCAAGTTGGCAGTCAGTTAAATAAAGCAAAAGAACACGTTTCTGCCTTTTTAGGATCTGAAGAAGGGCAAGGATTCCTAGATAAAGTGAAAGATTTCTTCTCAAGTATCATTGATTTTGTTAAATCGTTATTCAAGTAA
- a CDS encoding Cof-type HAD-IIB family hydrolase has translation MRGEEDMIKLFVSDLDDTLVYNVNHMQKEDERALCWLAEKGTNICFASGRFTHRIDEVVNRFAFPYYTTSLNGAMMLLPDGKIFHESSFEDGIAQEIYRYIHKKGLADIVCANEQRYTKRKNEHHHNFETYMGVHIAEIEALEEEFGKTVHPAKLFVFGEEETIAALDQELRDTFQSEAEVFMSGKRYVDIMPRGVSKGSALRRLMEHLQIEANEVACIGDSFNDISMFEVTPHSFTLHHAHPYVKEKANHIVRSVEEAVMKLPLLV, from the coding sequence ATGAGAGGGGAAGAGGACATGATTAAATTATTTGTAAGTGATTTAGATGATACGCTCGTTTACAATGTGAATCATATGCAAAAAGAAGATGAACGTGCACTTTGTTGGTTAGCTGAAAAAGGGACAAATATTTGTTTTGCCTCTGGCCGCTTTACTCATCGAATTGATGAAGTCGTAAATAGGTTTGCATTCCCGTATTACACAACTAGTTTAAATGGAGCGATGATGTTACTACCGGATGGAAAAATATTTCATGAATCAAGTTTTGAAGATGGGATTGCCCAGGAAATATATCGATATATCCATAAAAAGGGACTAGCAGATATTGTTTGTGCAAATGAGCAACGGTATACAAAAAGAAAGAATGAACATCATCATAATTTTGAAACGTATATGGGCGTACATATTGCTGAGATAGAAGCATTAGAAGAGGAATTTGGTAAGACTGTACATCCTGCGAAATTGTTTGTTTTTGGAGAAGAAGAGACAATTGCAGCATTAGATCAAGAGTTACGAGATACATTTCAGAGCGAAGCAGAAGTTTTTATGTCTGGTAAACGCTATGTTGACATTATGCCAAGGGGAGTAAGTAAAGGGAGTGCTTTAAGGCGGCTAATGGAACATTTGCAAATTGAAGCAAATGAAGTTGCATGCATTGGAGATTCTTTCAATGATATTTCTATGTTTGAAGTAACTCCGCATTCATTTACTCTTCATCATGCTCATCCATATGTGAAGGAGAAGGCAAATCATATTGTTCGTTCGGTTGAAGAAGCTGTTATGAAATTGCCGTTACTTGTATAA
- the spoVAF gene encoding spore germination protein SpoVAF — protein MTKPKKVNIPISSFLSDNENYLKQTVGLGVTYDVGIRKFQILNKEIGVLFVNGLCDTNYIIPILEEAVDTNEIRDVEEDTVKLLENRLIHQQVSKVKTMDDVMLQVLSGLIIIFVEGETEAFAIDVRSYPGRTPTEPDTEKVVRGARDGFVENIVVNTALIRRRIRDPRLRNEMIRVGDRSQTDICITYVQDVANPDLVKIIKQELNSIEVDGITMADKTVEEFVVRQSYNPFPLIRYTERPDVAANHLLEGHVLVLVDTSPSAMITPTTYFHHLQHAEEFRQNPAVGTFLRWVRFLGVIFSLFLLPFWLVFVFDPTLLPEKLAFIGPNKMTHLPILLQVLMAEIGLEFLRMAAIHTPTPLSSAAGLISAILIGQIAIDVGLFVPEVILYVAVSMIGSFATPSYELGLGNKVGKLFVIILTGIFHEMGFVIGMTMLILFLASIKSLQTPYLWPFLPFDWGALTKILLRPTMSSLKVRPSIVRPQNVRRQK, from the coding sequence ATGACGAAGCCTAAAAAGGTGAATATCCCGATTTCATCTTTTTTAAGTGATAATGAAAATTACTTAAAGCAAACAGTTGGACTAGGTGTTACATACGATGTTGGTATTCGTAAATTTCAAATTTTAAATAAAGAAATCGGTGTGTTATTTGTAAATGGACTTTGTGATACGAATTATATTATCCCTATTTTAGAAGAAGCAGTGGATACAAATGAAATAAGGGATGTAGAAGAAGATACAGTAAAGCTTTTAGAAAATCGTTTAATTCATCAACAAGTAAGTAAAGTGAAAACGATGGATGATGTAATGCTTCAAGTATTATCAGGACTCATTATTATATTTGTGGAAGGTGAAACGGAAGCTTTTGCAATAGATGTTCGTAGTTATCCGGGCCGGACACCGACAGAACCAGATACAGAAAAGGTAGTACGTGGTGCAAGGGATGGCTTTGTTGAAAATATCGTTGTAAATACAGCTTTAATTCGTAGAAGGATACGCGATCCACGTCTTCGAAATGAAATGATCCGAGTAGGGGATAGGTCGCAAACGGATATTTGTATTACATATGTACAAGATGTTGCAAATCCGGATTTAGTGAAGATTATAAAACAAGAATTAAATAGCATCGAAGTAGATGGGATTACGATGGCGGATAAAACGGTAGAAGAATTTGTTGTAAGGCAAAGTTATAATCCATTCCCGCTTATTCGATATACAGAAAGGCCCGATGTAGCAGCAAATCATCTATTAGAAGGACATGTACTAGTGCTCGTTGATACGTCACCAAGTGCGATGATTACGCCAACAACATATTTTCATCATTTACAGCATGCTGAAGAATTTAGACAAAATCCAGCTGTAGGTACATTTTTACGTTGGGTACGTTTTCTAGGTGTTATATTCTCCTTATTCTTATTGCCATTTTGGTTAGTGTTTGTATTTGATCCAACGCTTTTACCGGAGAAACTCGCTTTCATTGGGCCAAATAAGATGACACATTTACCTATTTTATTACAAGTTTTGATGGCTGAAATTGGACTTGAATTTTTAAGGATGGCTGCTATTCATACACCGACACCATTGTCGTCAGCAGCAGGTTTGATTTCAGCTATATTAATTGGTCAAATTGCAATTGATGTAGGTTTATTTGTACCAGAAGTTATTTTGTATGTAGCGGTTTCTATGATTGGATCATTTGCAACTCCGAGTTATGAGCTTGGACTTGGAAATAAGGTAGGAAAATTATTTGTCATTATTTTAACCGGCATCTTTCATGAGATGGGATTTGTAATCGGAATGACGATGTTGATTTTATTTTTAGCGTCCATAAAAAGTTTACAAACACCGTATTTATGGCCGTTTTTACCATTTGATTGGGGTGCGTTAACGAAAATTTTACTCCGCCCAACTATGTCGAGTTTAAAAGTGCGTCCTAGTATTGTACGACCTCAAAATGTAAGAAGACAAAAATAA
- a CDS encoding stage V sporulation protein AE — protein sequence MRRRVVLVTDGDEYAKRTIELLTKEFGGRCISASQSNPTKLTGKKVVELIMQTPYDPVFVMFDDSGFIGEGSGEKALKYVATHKQVDVLGILAVASNTHHWEWARVDVSVDRNGNLTEYGVDKFGLPDGEIGRISGDTIYCLDDLNVPVIVGVGDIGKMCGNDEWERGSPITRKAIQLILERSGFYDEA from the coding sequence ATGAGACGAAGGGTTGTTTTGGTCACAGATGGAGATGAATATGCAAAGCGGACAATTGAGCTTTTAACAAAGGAATTTGGGGGAAGGTGTATTTCAGCATCGCAAAGTAATCCGACCAAATTGACAGGGAAGAAAGTTGTTGAGCTTATTATGCAAACGCCATATGACCCTGTATTTGTCATGTTTGATGACAGCGGATTTATAGGAGAAGGATCTGGTGAAAAGGCGTTAAAGTATGTTGCAACACATAAACAAGTTGATGTACTGGGTATTTTAGCAGTAGCGTCGAATACACATCATTGGGAATGGGCGCGTGTAGATGTAAGTGTAGATCGGAATGGGAATTTGACAGAATACGGTGTTGATAAATTTGGACTCCCAGATGGTGAAATCGGCCGGATTAGTGGGGATACGATTTATTGTTTAGATGATCTGAACGTCCCTGTCATTGTCGGGGTCGGTGATATTGGTAAGATGTGTGGAAATGATGAATGGGAGAGAGGATCACCTATTACTAGAAAAGCGATTCAATTAATTTTGGAAAGGAGTGGGTTTTATGACGAAGCCTAA
- the spoVAE gene encoding stage V sporulation protein AE, whose protein sequence is MDFIYAFLVGGAICVIGQVLLDFAKLTPAHLMATFVVAGAILDGFGLYDKLIKFAGAGATVPITSFGHSLLHGAMHAAEKHGYLGIGIGMFSLTSAGISAAILFSFFVALICKPKG, encoded by the coding sequence GTGGATTTTATATATGCATTTCTTGTAGGAGGAGCTATTTGTGTCATTGGACAAGTGTTGCTAGATTTTGCAAAGTTAACACCGGCACATTTAATGGCAACTTTTGTAGTCGCCGGAGCTATTTTAGACGGATTCGGATTGTATGATAAGCTTATAAAATTTGCAGGTGCTGGGGCAACGGTCCCTATTACAAGTTTTGGACATTCACTATTGCACGGGGCAATGCATGCGGCAGAAAAACATGGATATTTAGGGATTGGAATCGGTATGTTTAGCTTAACGTCTGCGGGGATTTCAGCGGCGATATTATTTTCATTTTTTGTTGCACTTATATGTAAACCGAAAGGATAA